From the genome of Miscanthus floridulus cultivar M001 chromosome 10, ASM1932011v1, whole genome shotgun sequence, one region includes:
- the LOC136488407 gene encoding uncharacterized protein, which yields MQAQDAEDNTGRLSEFIALAEAGLQAEEDDDAFFTQAGERWAWVRPKIQAGGGAADNSGGARRARDARGYARRVRLDGRGRHAGGGRRQDGARPAVEGGKAGRDQGRRWRARRGRRRKVAEAARRAWRPTTGNSAAREAAQRYSTPRRGAGRGGGLGLRAWARWWARRGGGGAAGAVVGAGVGAGAARRGTARERAMARWRGGGVGAGACAAVARARAAASTAVLG from the exons atgcaGGCACAGGACGCTGAGgacaacactggcagactgagcgagttcatcgctctagcagaggcgggcttacaggcggaggaggatgacgatgcgttcttcactcag GCCGGCGAACgatgggcgtgggtcaggccgaagatccaggccggcggtggcgcggcagacaacagcggtggcgcgcggcgggcgcgggatgcCAGGGGCTACGCGCGGCGAGTtcggctcgacgggcgcgggaggcatGCCGGCGGTGGACGGCGGCAAGATGGGGCGAGGCCagcggtggagggcggcaaggcgggcCGCGATCAAGGCCGACGGTGGAGggcgaggcgaggacggcggCGGAAGGTGGCGGAGGCAGCGCGGCGCGCGTGGCGGCCAACCACGGGCAATAGCGCGGCGCGGGAGGCGGCGCAGCGCTACAGCACGCCGAGGCGCGGCGCGGGGCGAGGGGGCGGCCTCGGGTTGCGCGCGTGGGCACGGTGgtgggcgcggcgcggcggcggtggcgcggcgggGGCGGTGGTGGGCGCGGGCGTGGGAGCAGGCGCGGCTCGGCGCGGCACGGCGCGGGAGCGGGCGAtggcgcggtggcgcggcgggGGCGTGGGTGCGGGCGCGTgcgcggcggtggcgcgggcaAGGGCGGCGGCGTCAACGGCAGTGCTCGGCTAG